TTGGCCGTTGGATAATCATAAGTAAAACAATGAATCACGCCGAAAGCCCGATCACGAAAATTTCTTAAAATAGAAACAGTATCTTCTTTCGCATCGCGCGAGTGAATAACAACCGGCAATCCGGTTTTAAAGGAACATTCTAAAAACGATTCCAAAACTTTTTCCTGTTGTTTTTTGGTATCAGCGGTGTGATAATAATCGAGCCCTATCTCTCCGATCGCGGAGAGTTTAGGATCATCTAAATTTTTATAGATAAATTCTAGAATTTCATCTTGATTCGGAAATTCGTGAGTTTCCGTAGGATGACAACCGATCGAATATCGAATCTCTAAAAAATCATTCGAATATTCGTTTGCAATGGATCGAGCCCTTAAAGAGCTTTCAAGATCAATACCGATTTGGATGATTTTTTTTACGCCAGATTCGGTCGCATTCCTTAAAGAATCCGCAATTTTCAAACCTTCGGATTGTATAATATCAAGATGACAATGTGTATCGACGATAGAAACCATTAGAAATCCGGTTTTAGTGAGTCACTTTTTGTGAATTCGATTGACTGAAAAGAGATTTTTTAAGATCTCTTCAGACAAGTAAAAGTATTCGTCTAAAGACTAAGTTTCGGGACATAAACCGTGGATATTAAAGCAACTTCCGCACTCATCTATTATAGGCTTCGTTATAAGTATCAAGAATACAAGCTCAAATTGGATTTAAAACTTTCTGAGCTCAATAGAAAGGGAAAAGAAAGACTTACCGTGATGGTAATTCCCCATTCCGAACAAAAGACAATCAATTTTCACATTTCTTACAGAGCCATTTCAATCTTTGTCGGGACTGTTTTTATTCTTCTTATCATCAGTTCCATCAACGTATTAAGTCATAGTGGTTCCGTTCATCAACTTACAGAACTTAATCTTTCCAATAAGGATTTTATTCGCCAATCAGCCAAAATGAAGGAAGAGATTAATTCTCTTCACGAATACGTGGAATATTATTACGGAAGATTAGCCAGACTCTATATAAGGTTAGGCGGTGATCCCGCAAAAGTTTCCAAAGGAATCGGCGGAGCGGAACAACTTTCCACACAACCTCCTTCTATTATAGAACCGAAGCCTATTAATTTTCAGACGGACGATCTTCCGGAAGGTGCGGCTGTTTTCAGACTGAAAGAAGATGTTCACAATTTAAAAATCAGCAACGAACTTACACAAGATATCATTTCAATACTTAAAAAGAGAAAAAATATTCTCAAACAAACTCCCTCCATTTGGCCCGTAAAAGGTTACGTTCTTTATCCTTACGGTTCTTATTTTAATCCGATTTCAGGAAGAAGAGAACACAACAATGGAGTCGATATCGGATCTTTTGCTGGTTCGGAAGTTCTCGCGACCGCACCCGGAACCGTATATGAAATCGGTTATACAAGAAACACAGGTTATTTTGTAAAAGTTTCTCACAAATACGGATGGAAGACAATTTATTCGAACATGGATCGATTGAAAGTGAAACAAGGTCAGCAGGTTTCCAAGACTGAAGTTATTGGTTTTGTCGGAAAAACAGAAGCTTCTCCGAACTATATGCTTCATTACGAAATCCACGTTGGAACAAGAGCAATCAATCCGTTCGCTTTCCTCAATCAAATTCAGGACTGAATGGCAACAGAAGAACACTTAATCGTAAATAGTATCATTGGCGAAGGCGCCGAATTCAGCGGAGATTTCAAACTCACCGGGCTTTTAAGAATCGATGGAATTTTTCGCGGCTCCATAAAAACCGAAGGAAAAGTCCTAATCGGAAAATCTGGAATTGTCGATACCGATATCAGAGCCCGAATTGTCGTCGCTGGTGGTGAAATCAATGGGAATATTTACGCGAGCGAGCGGGTGACTTTACTTGCTTCCTGCAGAATGAAAGGAGATATCGTATCTCCTAGAATCGTAATGGAAGAAGGAGTACAATTCGAAGGCAATTGTAAAATTAACCCAGTTACGCATTGAAAGTACTCATACCACCTTATCAACTCCCGCGCAAAGAAACCGAAACCAGACAAACTTCCAAAGGCAAGAAGAATGAAATCCCTTCCTTAAACGGAAGTAATTTTTCAAATCAAGCCGAAATAATTGAGTCGGCAAATTCATCCTCTTTTTTAGATATTTTAGAAGAAATCGTTCCTTCCGGATCCGAGACGACAAAGGATTTAAACGCTCTTTGGAGGGAGCTTCCCGATATTGAAAAAAGATTTTTGGATCTTCCTTCGATCGAAAACCTAAATGCGTATCAAAAGCACATTCAAACGATCACCAAATCGGTAATCGATCAAAACATGAGAGTGGAAACTCTTTCCAAAAGGATAAAGGGCGAAGCCAAAAAAATCTATCATGTCGTCAAGATCATCGACGAAAAAATTCAGATTTTGGCGGAACTGATTATGAACGAAGAAAATTCCGCATTTAAACTTTTAAAGTCCCTGACGGATATCAGAGGGCTTTTGTTGGATATTCAGGAATAGAACCTTCAAAGAAATTAAGAATTTTTGAATCTGTATTTGACTGTTTGTTGTGAAAAAACATTATGCGTAATCTTTGATTAAAACCACTCTGTTACATGAAATCACTTGAAGAATTAACGCAAGAAGACAACACACTTAGGAGGCTTGTCTCAGAGACACAGGGTTCTATCAAGCATCAAATACAGATCATTGTAGATTCGGAAGTAAGTCTGCGCTTCAAACGTTTATATGAGGATTACGTGCTCTTATATCGCGAAGCCGGTATTTTAGAAGGTTTGAAAAGATCTTTATTCTTTCAATGGTACGCGGCAGTCGAACCTCCATTTCTCACGGGTTTCTTCTTCGGGCCCCCCGTTCGACACCTCTACGGGTCTCTCTCTACAAACTCAAACTTATGTATTATCAAAACTAGATTCATTGGCAGAATTATCCGAACTCGATCTCGAACTACAAACAATGCTACCTTACTATTACCTTATTGCAGACTACTGTTTCACATCCTTTTCCACACCAAATCTACTTTCATTTCTCCACGCAACATCCAACTTCCGGCTCGACAATATTTCAAAAGCATCGATGTTGGGTCGAGGAAGAATGGGCGAATATTGGAGAAGTATTCTGCCAGAGACTTCGCATAGAAATAAGTAGATCTTTCGTTTCGCCACCATACTCGTCCGATACTCTCAGCAAATGATTCATTTTATTCGCTCTTTTGCTTCGTGCGAATTCTATAATATTAAAACGAGTAACTAAAAATTGTACTTTGTTAGAAACGTTTATAAATTTTTAAATATGGAAAGGTATTAAATAATGTTAAGTAGTAGAGGCAGTAAAAATATCATGTCTACCTTATTGACGTCGCTTCAATCGCTTTCGTATTCGTTATATTCAATACACGTTAAATAAACCGTTTGTCATTGTAACCTATTAGGTTACAATGAAGCTGTTGATAATTTCGTTTAAACACAAAGGTTTAGAACAGTATTTTGAAACTGGTAGTAAGAAAGGAATCCAACCTGATCACGCAAGTAAATTAGATAGAATTTTAGATAAGTTAGATGCTTCAGTAAACCCAAAAGATATGAATTTATCTTCATTTAAATTACATCAACTCAAAGGTAAGGAAAAAAATAGAAGTTGGTTTGGATGAATGGAAATTGGCGTGTTACATTTGAATTTTAGGGTGAAAACGCAATCATAGTCGATTATGAAGATTATCATTAAAAGGAATAATTATGAATAAAAGAAAACCAACTCATCCCGGGAAAGTCTTATTAGAAGATGTAATCAAACCATTAGGCCTGACTCTTACTGAAGCGGCTAAGGATCTAGGAATATCACATAAAACACTTTCGAAAATAGTTAATGCTAAAAGTTCAATTACACCTGAAACTGCGATTAGAATTGCATTAGCAACGAACACTTCTCCGGAAAGTTGGCTTAACATGCAGATTAAATTAGATTTGTGGAATGCTTTACAAGATAAACCTAAAAACGTGACTAAATTTCCAATTTCTGCTTAGGTTTATTTCTAATTCAACCAAACCATCACTTTTCACTCCGGTCTTCGTCACAGTATTCTTTGCAACCCCGGAAAATAAACTCTTATATCATTCTTTCTACAGATATATCGCCGTTATTTTTTCAAACTTGTATTTATCGTCGATAGAAATGAACTTATAAAAATAGTGGTGTGAAATGGCGACAAGACGACAACAAAAAATCGGTGGATTTGTATTTTTCATTATAGGTTTATCTTTTACAGTTTGGACTTGGTATACGGCCATTTATGAAGGTTATTTTTATCGAAAAGCAAGTATCCTTTTCCCAATGTTTTGTATTCTTGGAATTGGAATGATTTTATTCACCGATCCTAAATCCGAAAGAATTGCACGCGGGGAGGATATTTCACAATTAAACGGTTATCGCTTCATTACTCCGCGTTGGTGGGCAATTTTGGCAATTGCATTCCTAACCGCTTTTGTAAATGACGCTTTTCTTTCCGGTTGGAATTTTTAAACTAAGAATTCTTGATCACTTGATGAAGATAGAATAGATTGCGCCTGTAAATCCAACTGAAAAAACAAAACTATCGACTTCCAGCATCAGCATATTACTCTTCGCATAACATTAAGTGGCAGCGGCAATAAAAATACCATAAAAAAAATAAGAGTACAAATAATAATCTTTTCTGTAATTTTATTTAACGTGAGTTCGGCGGTTGAAAGTTTTGGCGAATAAGAAATTAAAGTGTTACTCTCTAACATAACCAACCCCACAAATACTTGGATCCGAAGATAAATTTGTCGGAATTACGACAAAATCCCCGTGAAACTTAGTTCCCACAACGCGCCCTAAACACCGACCCATAGGAAGTGTTGTGCCTGTGACATGCCCCCATTTTTAGTACCAGCGTAATGTGTGAAAATCCTCTTAAGCAGAGCGTCTTAAATATTCCTCCGGAGTTAATCCCCCGAGTGAGCTATGTGGCCTTTCTGAATTGTAGAAGATTCTCCACTCTTCGATGAGGCGCCGGGCTTCTTCGATATCTTTAAACCAATTTTCATTTAAACATTCGTTTCGCATTTTTCCGTTAAAGCTCTCGATGAAGGCATTTTCAGTAGGCTTGCCCGGTGTGATAAAATGAATATCGACTCTTTTTTCGAAAGCCCATCGTAAAAATGTTTTTGATGTGAATTCGGGACCATTATCCACAACAATTTGTTTTGGTAGACTACGGACTTCGGATACTTCATTCAAAATCCTTACTAATCTTTCTGAAGTAATTGAGAATTCCGCCTTCGTTACGACTGCGAATCGACCGAAGTCATCGATAATATTCAAAATTCTGAATCTTCTTCCCGAATAGAGCGAATCCGACATGAAATCCATTGACCATCTTTCCTCCGATTTCTTAGGAACAATCTTTGGAACAGTAGGCAATGACAGCCTCTTTCGTTTTCGCTTGATTCGGTATTTTAAGCCCAATTCGGAATACAGGCGATAGATTCGTTTATGATTTACATGCTCTCCTTGACGAATGAAAGAATGGATCTGCCTATATCCCGCTCTTCTATGTTTATACGCTAAAGAACGAATTCGATCCTTTAATTCCTTGTTTTTGTCTTGAAGTCCGCAACGATACCGAAAGACGGTTCTGGAAATTTGCAAGAGACGACAGGATTTTCGTTCTCCAAGTTTCGTTTTGATCAACATAACTGCCTCTCGTTTCTGCTCGCGGCTCACCACTTTTTTTCGAGTAACATCTTGATCGCTTCATTTTCTAAAGCTAATTCTGCATATAGTTTCTTTAGCTTACTGTTCTCTTCCTCTAAAGTCTTCATTCGCTTCAGATCGCTCAGTTCTAAACCTCCGTATTTCGAACGCCAACGGTAAAAAGTATTTCCGCTGATTCCATACTTACGACAAACATCAGAGGTCGATGCCCCTGATTCCGATTCCTTCAATATCTTGTGAATTTGATCTTCACTGAAACGTTTCTTCATATTTTCCTCCAAAATTATATGCTTTTCAGAGGATTTCAAACATTCTAATTGGTTCTAAATTCGGGGGCTAGGTCACCTGAGTTTCTCTTATTTTTGGGTGGGGGAGAATAAACTCTATTTCGCTCTCTCCTATGTTTCTTGTGTCAAGCCCTTCCGT
The nucleotide sequence above comes from Leptospira weilii. Encoded proteins:
- a CDS encoding type II toxin-antitoxin system RelE/ParE family toxin, encoding MKLLIISFKHKGLEQYFETGSKKGIQPDHASKLDRILDKLDASVNPKDMNLSSFKLHQLKGKEKNRSWFG
- a CDS encoding IS3 family transposase (programmed frameshift), with amino-acid sequence MKKRFSEDQIHKILKESESGASTSDVCRKYGISGNTFYRWRSKYGGLELSDLKRMKTLEEENSKLKKLYAELALENEAIKDVTRKKVVSREQKREAVMLIKTKLGERKSCRLLQISRTVFRYRCGLQDKNKELKDRIRSLAYKHRRAGYRQIHSFIRQGEHVNHKRIYRLYSELGLKYRIKRKRKRLSLPTVPKIVPKKSEERWSMDFMSDSLYSGRRFRILNIIDDFGRFAVVTKAEFSITSERLVRILNEVSEVRSLPKQIVVDNGPEFTSKTFLRWAFEKRVDIHFITPGKPTENAFIESFNGKMRNECLNENWFKDIEEARRLIEEWRIFYNSERPHSSLGGLTPEEYLRRSA
- a CDS encoding YaaR family protein, which produces MKVLIPPYQLPRKETETRQTSKGKKNEIPSLNGSNFSNQAEIIESANSSSFLDILEEIVPSGSETTKDLNALWRELPDIEKRFLDLPSIENLNAYQKHIQTITKSVIDQNMRVETLSKRIKGEAKKIYHVVKIIDEKIQILAELIMNEENSAFKLLKSLTDIRGLLLDIQE
- a CDS encoding M23 family metallopeptidase, with product MDIKATSALIYYRLRYKYQEYKLKLDLKLSELNRKGKERLTVMVIPHSEQKTINFHISYRAISIFVGTVFILLIISSINVLSHSGSVHQLTELNLSNKDFIRQSAKMKEEINSLHEYVEYYYGRLARLYIRLGGDPAKVSKGIGGAEQLSTQPPSIIEPKPINFQTDDLPEGAAVFRLKEDVHNLKISNELTQDIISILKKRKNILKQTPSIWPVKGYVLYPYGSYFNPISGRREHNNGVDIGSFAGSEVLATAPGTVYEIGYTRNTGYFVKVSHKYGWKTIYSNMDRLKVKQGQQVSKTEVIGFVGKTEASPNYMLHYEIHVGTRAINPFAFLNQIQD
- a CDS encoding HigA family addiction module antitoxin — encoded protein: MNKRKPTHPGKVLLEDVIKPLGLTLTEAAKDLGISHKTLSKIVNAKSSITPETAIRIALATNTSPESWLNMQIKLDLWNALQDKPKNVTKFPISA
- a CDS encoding bactofilin family protein, with protein sequence MATEEHLIVNSIIGEGAEFSGDFKLTGLLRIDGIFRGSIKTEGKVLIGKSGIVDTDIRARIVVAGGEINGNIYASERVTLLASCRMKGDIVSPRIVMEEGVQFEGNCKINPVTH
- a CDS encoding TatD family hydrolase, translated to MVSIVDTHCHLDIIQSEGLKIADSLRNATESGVKKIIQIGIDLESSLRARSIANEYSNDFLEIRYSIGCHPTETHEFPNQDEILEFIYKNLDDPKLSAIGEIGLDYYHTADTKKQQEKVLESFLECSFKTGLPVVIHSRDAKEDTVSILRNFRDRAFGVIHCFTYDYPTAKALIDIGYYISFSGIVAFKNATEIQEAASKLPLECILIETDAPFLAPPPFRGKRNEPSYMRFILDKMFSLRQESNIEVENKIFENSIKFMNRKAYHHNA